A region of Rhodospirillales bacterium DNA encodes the following proteins:
- a CDS encoding fatty acid desaturase — protein MSSDTTPTSAPRNAAAPSIHAAADGIDRAALRRALSAHRTASPARSLGQIASSFLPFVAVCALMYATVDISFWLTLALAPLAAGFVVRIFIIQHDCGHGAFFRSRAANDWIGRLCSLATLTPYANWRRQHANHHANWNNLDRRESGADIYSTCLTTAEYGRLTARQRLGHRLMRHPVVALILLPPLVFLLLYRLPFDTPADWWRERLSVHATNLALAAMVTALGFALGFGAMAQVQLPIMAFAAIIGVWLFSVQHRFDGARWFTRDTWAATPASLRGTSYLRLPAVLRWFTGNIGFHHVHHLDPRIPNYRLAACHAGNADLQRVPTLSIGDGLRAAAYWLWDEAEGRMIRFDQYARERGSTIHATTES, from the coding sequence ATGAGCAGCGATACGACTCCCACCAGCGCGCCGCGGAACGCGGCCGCGCCCTCCATCCACGCGGCCGCGGACGGCATCGACCGCGCCGCCCTGCGCCGCGCGCTGTCGGCGCACCGGACCGCCAGCCCGGCGCGCAGCCTCGGCCAGATCGCCTCGTCGTTCCTGCCGTTCGTCGCGGTGTGCGCGCTGATGTACGCCACCGTCGACATCTCGTTCTGGCTGACCCTGGCGCTGGCGCCCCTGGCGGCGGGGTTCGTCGTCCGCATCTTCATCATCCAGCACGATTGCGGGCACGGGGCGTTCTTCCGTTCGCGCGCGGCCAACGACTGGATCGGCCGCCTCTGCAGCCTCGCCACGCTGACGCCCTACGCCAACTGGCGCCGCCAGCACGCGAACCACCACGCCAACTGGAACAACCTCGACCGCCGCGAGAGCGGCGCCGACATCTACTCGACCTGCCTGACGACCGCCGAGTACGGCCGCCTGACGGCGCGCCAGCGGCTCGGCCACCGTCTGATGCGCCACCCCGTGGTGGCGTTGATCCTGCTGCCGCCGCTGGTGTTTCTGCTGCTCTACCGCCTGCCGTTCGACACGCCGGCCGACTGGTGGCGCGAACGGCTCTCGGTGCACGCCACCAACCTCGCGCTGGCGGCCATGGTGACGGCGCTCGGCTTCGCGCTGGGCTTCGGCGCGATGGCGCAGGTGCAGCTGCCGATCATGGCGTTCGCCGCCATCATCGGCGTCTGGCTGTTCTCGGTGCAGCACCGTTTCGACGGCGCGCGCTGGTTCACCCGCGACACGTGGGCGGCGACGCCGGCGTCGCTGCGCGGCACCTCGTACCTACGGCTGCCGGCCGTGCTGCGGTGGTTCACCGGCAATATCGGCTTCCACCACGTCCACCATCTCGACCCCCGCATCCCCAACTACCGCCTCGCGGCCTGCCATGCCGGCAACGCCGATCTGCAACGCGTGCCGACCTTGAGCATCGGCGACGGGCTGCGCGCCGCGGCATACTGGCTGTGGGACGAGGCGGAGGGGCGGATGATCCGCTTCGACCAGTACGCGCGCGAGCGCGGTTCCACGATCCACGCCACAACGGAGAGCTGA
- a CDS encoding cold-shock protein, producing the protein MTTGTVKWFNLQKGFGFIAPDEGGNDAFVHISAVERAGMSDLREGQKVEFELVSDRRSGKMSADNLRAVG; encoded by the coding sequence ATGACGACGGGAACCGTGAAGTGGTTCAATCTCCAGAAGGGCTTCGGCTTCATCGCGCCGGACGAGGGCGGTAACGACGCTTTCGTCCACATCAGCGCCGTGGAGCGGGCCGGCATGTCCGACCTGCGCGAGGGCCAGAAGGTCGAGTTCGAGCTCGTCTCGGACCGCCGCAGCGGCAAGATGTCGGCCGACAACCTGCGCGCCGTAGGCTGA
- a CDS encoding DUF488 domain-containing protein → MADETTAPILTIGHSNHAIDAFVALARGAGVAAVIDVRSIPYSRRLPHFSRPALARALADAGIGYRHLGEALGGKPPDDAAGDGARRYERIAAAPSFTTALDLVEAEAARATVALMCAEREPLECHRVVLVARHLARRGAALAHVHADGRVEPHAALEERLLAWHRRRAGGAPAAQSDLFAPTAEARGGAIDAAYDARARWMLGG, encoded by the coding sequence ATGGCCGACGAAACCACCGCGCCGATCCTCACCATCGGCCATTCCAACCACGCCATCGACGCCTTCGTCGCGCTGGCGCGCGGCGCCGGCGTGGCGGCGGTGATCGACGTGCGCTCGATCCCCTACTCGCGCCGCCTGCCGCATTTCTCGCGGCCGGCGCTGGCGCGCGCGCTGGCGGACGCGGGCATCGGCTACCGCCACCTCGGCGAGGCGCTGGGCGGCAAGCCGCCCGACGACGCGGCCGGCGACGGCGCGCGGCGCTATGAGCGCATCGCCGCCGCGCCGTCCTTCACCACGGCGCTGGACCTGGTCGAGGCGGAGGCGGCGCGCGCGACGGTGGCGCTGATGTGCGCCGAGCGCGAGCCGCTGGAATGCCACCGCGTCGTGCTGGTGGCGCGCCATCTCGCCCGCCGCGGCGCGGCGCTGGCTCATGTGCACGCCGACGGCCGCGTCGAACCGCACGCCGCGCTCGAGGAGCGCCTGCTGGCGTGGCACAGGCGCCGGGCGGGCGGCGCGCCCGCCGCGCAAAGCGACCTGTTCGCGCCAACCGCGGAGGCGCGTGGCGGAGCCATCGACGCCGCCTACGACGCGCGGGCGCGCTGGATGCTGGGCGGTTGA
- a CDS encoding PaaI family thioesterase: MPSSPADPPAGFVELPSRGGFTGLNGPWFERTDADGRVTRGMRALPHHLNALGIVHGGLLTAFLDAALGGAAWRASGRRCVTLKLDVSFLSHGRLGDWIEAEAVCAGFDDHVAHVEGRLSGKRHAIMTGQGVFALLRANRPLKAPPDGARRDDA, encoded by the coding sequence GTGCCGTCATCCCCAGCAGATCCGCCCGCCGGTTTCGTCGAGCTGCCGTCGCGCGGCGGCTTCACCGGCCTGAACGGACCGTGGTTCGAGCGGACCGACGCCGACGGCCGCGTCACCCGCGGCATGCGGGCGCTGCCGCACCACCTCAACGCGCTGGGCATCGTGCACGGTGGATTGCTGACCGCGTTCCTCGACGCCGCGCTGGGCGGCGCGGCGTGGCGCGCCAGCGGCCGCCGGTGCGTGACGCTCAAGCTCGACGTGTCGTTCCTCAGCCACGGCCGGCTCGGCGACTGGATCGAGGCCGAGGCGGTGTGCGCCGGCTTCGACGACCACGTCGCGCATGTCGAGGGGCGCCTGTCCGGAAAGCGCCACGCCATCATGACCGGCCAGGGTGTGTTCGCCCTGCTGCGCGCCAACCGTCCGCTGAAGGCGCCGCCCGACGGCGCGCGGCGGGACGACGCGTGA
- a CDS encoding PaaI family thioesterase: MTLDTASPPAPPSIPDDPPAGFKLIDFQRGGLARDFNSHIGPLYARRGAEGSADRFVMGFRVQPHMCNPAGTLRGGMMMSVADLIGGMGAAYVAGVRRDFYPTINMTFDFVAPARLGDWVEGRPEVVRATRSMIFSHIYLTVGATRILRASAIVKLPSGDGWKIGRKDSTPA, translated from the coding sequence ATGACCCTCGACACCGCTTCCCCGCCCGCGCCGCCCTCGATCCCGGACGATCCGCCGGCCGGCTTCAAGTTGATCGACTTCCAGCGCGGCGGGCTGGCGCGCGATTTCAACTCCCATATCGGGCCGCTCTACGCGCGGCGCGGCGCCGAGGGCTCGGCCGATCGCTTCGTGATGGGCTTCCGCGTCCAGCCGCACATGTGCAATCCAGCCGGCACGCTGCGTGGCGGCATGATGATGTCGGTGGCCGACCTGATCGGCGGGATGGGCGCGGCCTATGTCGCGGGCGTGCGCCGCGACTTCTATCCGACCATCAACATGACGTTCGATTTCGTGGCGCCGGCCCGGCTCGGCGACTGGGTCGAGGGCCGGCCCGAGGTCGTGCGCGCGACGCGCTCGATGATCTTCTCGCACATCTACCTGACGGTCGGCGCGACGCGCATCCTGCGCGCCAGCGCCATCGTCAAGCTGCCGTCGGGCGACGGCTGGAAGATCGGCCGCAAGGACTCCACGCCGGCTTGA
- a CDS encoding helix-turn-helix transcriptional regulator codes for MPTTNAVSEVAALMGDPARASMLVSLMDGRARPASELAIEARVMPQTASGHLARMVAAGLLDVRRDGRNRFYRLADPSVATAIEAIMVVAGRRAADPPPAPRSAAWRRDPDLRFCRTCYDHLAGQVGMAVTDALTRDGAIEPFAGKDWRLTETGEALCRRIGVDVDGARAAAAAGRRRFARQCLDWSERRPHIAGALGAAITDMFFRRGWAKRARKGRAVALTPSGARALREVFRATP; via the coding sequence ATGCCGACCACCAACGCCGTCTCGGAAGTCGCCGCCCTGATGGGCGATCCGGCGCGCGCCAGCATGCTGGTGTCGCTGATGGATGGTCGCGCGCGGCCGGCCAGCGAGCTGGCGATCGAGGCGCGGGTGATGCCGCAGACCGCCAGCGGCCATCTCGCGCGCATGGTCGCGGCCGGGCTGCTCGACGTCCGCCGCGACGGCCGTAACCGCTTCTATCGGCTGGCCGATCCCTCGGTCGCCACCGCCATCGAGGCGATCATGGTCGTGGCCGGCCGGCGCGCCGCCGATCCGCCGCCGGCGCCGAGGAGCGCGGCGTGGCGCCGCGATCCCGACCTCCGGTTCTGCCGCACCTGCTACGACCACCTCGCCGGCCAGGTCGGCATGGCGGTGACCGACGCGCTGACGCGCGACGGCGCCATCGAGCCGTTCGCCGGCAAGGACTGGCGCCTGACCGAGACCGGCGAGGCGCTGTGCCGGCGTATCGGCGTCGACGTCGACGGCGCGCGCGCCGCGGCCGCCGCCGGCCGGCGCCGCTTCGCGCGGCAATGCCTCGACTGGAGCGAGCGGCGGCCGCACATCGCCGGCGCGCTGGGCGCCGCCATCACCGACATGTTCTTCCGCCGCGGCTGGGCCAAGCGCGCCCGCAAGGGCCGCGCCGTGGCGTTGACGCCGTCGGGCGCGCGGGCGCTGCGCGAGGTGTTCCGGGCCACGCCGTGA
- a CDS encoding DUF3035 domain-containing protein, translated as MGALSLLGACSAFELIGGGKKTSPDEFKIVSHTPLTMPPSADLRPPTPGAPRPMETTPTAQAREIVTTGGREGRKPAPAARGGGAAEAALLAKSSASGSAADPEIRNRVNRESRVIADSNKSFINSLIFWQEEPQPGVLLDPAKEQQRLREAQASGAPPKSDAPVIERRRRGILEGIF; from the coding sequence ATGGGCGCGCTCTCCCTGCTGGGCGCCTGCTCGGCGTTCGAATTGATCGGCGGCGGCAAGAAGACGTCGCCCGACGAGTTCAAGATCGTGTCGCACACGCCGCTGACGATGCCGCCGAGCGCCGATCTGCGGCCGCCGACGCCGGGCGCGCCGCGGCCGATGGAGACGACGCCGACCGCCCAGGCGCGCGAGATCGTGACCACCGGCGGCCGCGAGGGCCGCAAGCCGGCGCCGGCGGCGCGCGGCGGCGGCGCCGCCGAGGCGGCGCTGCTGGCGAAGTCCAGCGCCTCGGGCTCGGCCGCCGATCCGGAGATCCGCAACCGCGTCAACCGCGAGAGCCGCGTGATCGCCGACAGCAACAAATCCTTCATCAACAGCCTGATCTTCTGGCAGGAGGAGCCGCAGCCCGGCGTGCTGCTCGACCCCGCCAAGGAGCAGCAACGCCTGCGCGAGGCCCAGGCCAGCGGCGCGCCGCCGAAGAGCGACGCCCCCGTCATCGAGCGCCGCCGCCGCGGCATCCTCGAGGGGATCTTCTAG
- the lspA gene encoding signal peptidase II has product MAVAICIGLGVWLRRATHPLSVIGIGLVIGGAIGNVIDRARWGAVFDFADFHVGEWRWPAFNVADSAIVVGVGMLLVESALASRTAPKR; this is encoded by the coding sequence GTGGCGGTCGCGATCTGCATTGGGCTCGGGGTATGGTTGCGCCGCGCAACCCACCCCTTGAGCGTGATCGGGATCGGGCTTGTCATAGGCGGGGCCATCGGCAACGTTATCGACCGCGCGCGCTGGGGCGCGGTGTTCGATTTCGCCGATTTCCACGTCGGCGAATGGCGGTGGCCCGCCTTCAACGTCGCCGATTCGGCCATCGTGGTCGGCGTGGGCATGCTGCTGGTCGAATCGGCGCTGGCGTCGCGGACCGCGCCGAAGCGGTGA
- a CDS encoding isoleucine--tRNA ligase — protein MTTDYKSTVFLPDTPFPMRAGLSKKEPELLAFWERIDLFGKLRAESKGREKFILHDGPPYANGNLHIGHALNKILKDVITRSRQMSGMDSHYVPGWDCHGLPIEWKIEEAYRLKNQDKDQVPINEFRQECRAFASHWIDVQRGEFKRLGVIGDWDNPYSTMAFEAEARIVGELGKFLMNGGLYKGAKPVMWSVVEKTALAEAEVEYHDHKSTTLYARFPVVTASRPELEGAAVLIWTTTPWTIPANRALAVGADIDYAVHTVETAADGAAAKPGDRLVFAVALEEAVRAAVKVESFKRGATLKGADLVGTVCAHPLAPLDTFYGRDTPVLTGEFVTTEAGTGVVHIAPSHGADDFELGRKHGIPAEDYVADDGVYHPRVALFGGKRVYTQLGGPGDANGAVIARLAETGALLGKATLTHSYPHSWRSKAPVIFRCTPQWFIAMDRPIKGIPGTLREVAPKAIDETRFVPPAGQTRLRAMIEQRPDWCVSRQRAWGVPIAVFVDKETGEPLRDQKVMDRIVAAFRTRGADAWFEDPKAFLGPDHDPARYEPVTDILDVWFDSGSTHTFTLEDRPELKWPASLYLEGSDQHRGWFHSSLLESCGTRGRAPYEAVLTHGFTLDEQGRKMSKSMGNVTAPQEVCETAGADILRLWVVGSDYVEDQRIGPEILKHHSDAYRRLRNTLRYLLGSLAGFAPAERVAPAEMPELDRWVLHRMAELDVEFRQAVHDFDFHAISTTLHNFCAVDLSAFYFDIRKDAIYCDGPGSIRRRAARTVMAELLSFVTAWLAPLACFTAEEAWLARPTAATDGGPESVHQRLFPEIPAAWRNDALGERWRRVRALRRVVTGALEKERAEKRVGSSLQAAPVVHATRDHVEALAGLDLAEICIVSAATLVEGEPPAGAFTLPDVPGVGVVPALADGAKCGRCWQVLPEVGKSAAHPELCGRCEDAVTAQPKAAA, from the coding sequence GTGACCACCGACTACAAATCGACCGTCTTCCTGCCCGACACGCCGTTCCCCATGCGCGCCGGCCTCTCGAAGAAAGAGCCGGAGCTGCTGGCGTTCTGGGAGCGCATCGACCTGTTCGGCAAGCTGCGCGCCGAGTCGAAGGGGCGCGAGAAATTCATCCTCCACGACGGCCCGCCCTACGCCAACGGCAACCTCCATATCGGGCACGCGCTGAACAAGATCCTCAAGGACGTGATCACGCGCAGCCGGCAGATGAGCGGCATGGACAGCCACTACGTGCCGGGCTGGGACTGCCACGGCCTGCCGATCGAGTGGAAGATCGAGGAGGCGTACCGGCTCAAGAACCAGGACAAGGACCAGGTCCCGATCAACGAGTTCCGCCAGGAGTGCCGCGCCTTCGCGTCGCACTGGATCGACGTGCAGCGCGGCGAGTTCAAGCGGCTGGGCGTGATCGGCGACTGGGACAACCCCTACTCGACGATGGCGTTCGAGGCCGAGGCGCGCATCGTCGGCGAGCTCGGCAAGTTCCTGATGAACGGCGGGCTCTACAAGGGCGCCAAGCCGGTGATGTGGTCGGTGGTCGAGAAGACCGCGCTGGCCGAGGCCGAGGTCGAGTACCACGACCATAAATCGACGACGCTGTACGCGCGGTTCCCCGTGGTGACGGCGTCGCGGCCGGAGCTTGAGGGCGCCGCCGTCCTGATCTGGACGACGACGCCGTGGACGATCCCCGCCAACCGCGCGCTCGCGGTCGGCGCCGACATCGATTACGCCGTGCACACGGTGGAGACCGCCGCCGACGGCGCGGCCGCCAAGCCGGGCGACCGGCTGGTGTTCGCCGTGGCGCTCGAGGAGGCGGTGCGCGCAGCCGTCAAGGTGGAGTCGTTCAAGCGTGGCGCCACGCTCAAAGGCGCCGACCTCGTCGGCACGGTCTGCGCGCATCCGCTGGCGCCGCTGGACACGTTCTACGGCCGCGACACGCCGGTGCTGACCGGCGAGTTCGTCACCACCGAGGCCGGCACCGGCGTGGTGCACATCGCGCCCAGCCACGGCGCCGACGATTTCGAGCTGGGCCGCAAGCACGGCATCCCGGCCGAGGACTACGTCGCCGACGACGGCGTCTACCATCCGCGGGTCGCGCTGTTCGGCGGCAAGCGGGTCTACACCCAGCTCGGCGGACCGGGCGATGCCAACGGCGCTGTGATCGCGCGGCTGGCCGAGACGGGTGCGCTGCTGGGCAAGGCGACGCTGACGCATTCCTATCCGCACTCGTGGCGCTCGAAGGCGCCGGTGATCTTCCGCTGCACGCCGCAATGGTTCATCGCGATGGACCGGCCGATCAAGGGCATCCCCGGCACGCTGCGCGAGGTGGCCCCGAAGGCGATCGACGAGACGCGCTTCGTGCCGCCGGCGGGCCAGACGCGGCTGCGCGCGATGATCGAGCAGCGGCCGGACTGGTGCGTGTCGCGCCAGCGCGCCTGGGGCGTGCCGATCGCGGTGTTCGTCGACAAGGAGACCGGCGAGCCGCTGCGCGACCAGAAGGTGATGGACCGCATCGTGGCGGCGTTCCGCACGAGGGGCGCCGACGCCTGGTTCGAGGATCCCAAGGCGTTCCTCGGCCCCGACCACGATCCGGCGCGCTACGAGCCGGTGACCGACATCCTCGACGTGTGGTTCGACTCCGGCTCGACGCACACCTTCACGCTGGAGGACCGGCCGGAGCTGAAATGGCCGGCGTCGCTCTACCTCGAGGGCTCCGACCAGCACCGCGGCTGGTTCCATTCCTCGCTCCTGGAGAGCTGCGGCACGCGGGGACGCGCGCCCTACGAGGCGGTGCTGACGCACGGCTTCACGCTCGACGAGCAGGGCCGCAAGATGTCCAAGTCGATGGGCAACGTGACGGCGCCGCAGGAGGTCTGCGAGACCGCCGGCGCCGACATCCTGCGCCTGTGGGTGGTCGGCTCCGACTACGTCGAGGACCAGCGCATCGGGCCGGAGATCCTGAAGCACCACTCCGACGCCTACCGCCGCCTGCGCAACACGCTGCGCTACCTGCTGGGCAGCCTCGCGGGCTTCGCGCCGGCCGAGCGCGTCGCGCCGGCGGAGATGCCGGAGCTCGACCGCTGGGTGCTGCACCGCATGGCCGAGCTCGACGTCGAGTTCCGCCAGGCCGTGCACGATTTCGACTTCCACGCGATCTCGACGACGCTGCACAATTTCTGCGCAGTCGACCTGTCGGCGTTCTACTTCGACATCCGCAAGGACGCGATCTACTGCGACGGACCCGGCTCGATCCGCCGCCGCGCCGCGCGCACGGTGATGGCCGAGCTGCTGTCGTTCGTCACGGCGTGGCTGGCGCCGCTGGCCTGCTTCACCGCCGAGGAGGCGTGGCTGGCGCGGCCGACGGCGGCGACCGACGGCGGCCCCGAGAGCGTGCACCAGCGGCTGTTCCCGGAGATCCCGGCGGCGTGGCGGAACGACGCCCTGGGCGAGCGCTGGCGCCGGGTGCGGGCGCTGCGCCGCGTCGTCACCGGCGCGCTGGAGAAGGAGCGCGCCGAGAAGCGCGTCGGCAGCTCGCTGCAGGCCGCGCCGGTGGTGCACGCGACGCGCGACCACGTCGAGGCGCTGGCCGGGCTCGACCTGGCGGAGATCTGCATCGTGTCGGCGGCGACCCTGGTCGAGGGCGAGCCGCCGGCGGGCGCCTTCACGCTCCCCGACGTGCCCGGCGTCGGCGTCGTGCCGGCGCTGGCCGATGGCGCCAAGTGCGGCCGCTGCTGGCAGGTGCTGCCGGAGGTCGGGAAATCGGCCGCCCATCCCGAGCTGTGCGGGCGCTGCGAGGACGCCGTGACGGCCCAGCCCAAGGCGGCGGCGTGA
- a CDS encoding endonuclease/exonuclease/phosphatase family protein, producing MRLEITGVNLFAGNRDHRRMLAYLAAVDSDVIVVQELTSAWTVALETLAPRYPHRLLAGGDIGVLSKHPITRIHGRIDGVRGGHGRALEIDAAGVRLTVLALHPPAPMFAPLDARRRREIDAAAAFARSVDGPLVVSGDFNATPWAAPLRRFLAGAGLALPAGAWGGTWPWFLGPFAVSIDHILAGGGCAVVERRVGPPVGSDHRPVHATVRCRAVTSPAP from the coding sequence GTGAGGTTGGAGATCACAGGCGTCAACCTGTTCGCCGGCAACCGCGACCACCGGCGCATGCTGGCCTATCTCGCCGCCGTCGATTCCGACGTGATCGTCGTGCAGGAGCTGACGTCTGCGTGGACGGTCGCGCTGGAGACGCTGGCGCCGCGGTATCCCCACCGGCTGCTGGCGGGCGGCGATATCGGCGTCCTCTCCAAGCATCCCATCACGCGGATCCATGGCCGCATCGACGGCGTGCGCGGCGGGCACGGGCGCGCGCTGGAGATCGACGCGGCGGGCGTTCGCCTCACCGTGCTGGCGCTGCATCCGCCAGCGCCGATGTTCGCGCCGCTCGACGCGCGGCGGCGGCGCGAGATCGACGCGGCGGCGGCCTTCGCGCGTTCGGTCGACGGCCCGCTGGTCGTGTCCGGCGATTTCAACGCCACGCCGTGGGCCGCGCCGCTGCGGCGTTTCCTCGCCGGCGCCGGGCTGGCGCTGCCGGCCGGCGCGTGGGGCGGCACGTGGCCGTGGTTCCTCGGTCCGTTCGCCGTGTCCATCGACCACATCCTCGCCGGCGGCGGCTGCGCGGTCGTCGAACGCCGCGTCGGGCCGCCCGTCGGCTCCGACCACCGCCCCGTGCACGCGACGGTGCGGTGCCGCGCCGTGACCTCCCCCGCGCCTTGA
- a CDS encoding RICIN domain-containing protein, whose amino-acid sequence MIDPKRITRRLGAFLVMALLPLAAAVALAAPASAQQFQRIENRWTQAQIHVQNGVPEAGATQPGWFSADWVVEPVAGEPFVRIRNRWKNQFLHVQNGSLEAGAIQTGWWSAQWAIEPAGGQFVRIKNRWTNVFLHVESGTLVAGAIQPGWQSAQWRMVGASSTPPPPPSRIPSAPPSPVPPVASSPSAPASTGQFQRFENRWTQAQIHVQNGVPEAGATQPGWFSADWVVEPVAGEPFVRIRNRWKNQFLHVQNGSLEAGAIQTGWWSAQWAIEPAGGQFVRIKNRWTGVFLHVESGPLVAGAIQPGWHSAQWRMVGASSTPSRIPSAPPVASPTPMPPGAPPSSASPAWQMAKGRCETAVFNRVARDKNTRNVTIQSDDVDGGFGGPGPVAVRGQGTYPSSNETQQFQFRCTYDPGSDRVVTVDYHKTN is encoded by the coding sequence ATGATCGATCCGAAACGGATCACGCGGCGTCTCGGCGCGTTCCTCGTCATGGCGTTGCTGCCGCTCGCGGCCGCCGTCGCCTTGGCCGCGCCGGCGTCGGCGCAGCAGTTCCAACGCATTGAGAACCGCTGGACGCAGGCGCAGATCCACGTCCAGAACGGCGTGCCGGAAGCCGGCGCCACGCAGCCGGGCTGGTTCAGCGCCGACTGGGTCGTGGAGCCGGTGGCCGGCGAGCCGTTCGTGCGCATCCGGAACCGTTGGAAGAACCAGTTCCTCCATGTCCAGAATGGTTCGCTCGAGGCCGGCGCCATCCAAACGGGCTGGTGGAGCGCCCAATGGGCGATCGAGCCGGCCGGCGGCCAGTTCGTGAGGATCAAGAACCGTTGGACCAACGTGTTCCTGCACGTCGAGAGCGGCACCCTGGTCGCCGGCGCGATCCAGCCGGGCTGGCAGAGCGCGCAGTGGCGGATGGTCGGGGCGTCGTCGACGCCACCGCCGCCGCCGTCGCGGATCCCCTCGGCACCGCCGTCGCCCGTGCCGCCGGTGGCGTCGTCGCCCTCAGCGCCGGCATCGACCGGGCAGTTCCAGCGCTTCGAGAACCGCTGGACGCAGGCGCAGATCCACGTCCAGAACGGCGTGCCGGAGGCCGGCGCCACGCAGCCGGGCTGGTTCAGCGCCGACTGGGTCGTCGAGCCGGTGGCCGGCGAGCCGTTCGTGCGCATCCGGAACCGGTGGAAGAACCAGTTCCTCCATGTCCAGAATGGTTCGCTCGAGGCCGGCGCCATCCAAACGGGCTGGTGGAGCGCCCAATGGGCGATCGAGCCGGCCGGCGGCCAGTTCGTGAGAATCAAGAACCGTTGGACCGGCGTGTTCCTGCACGTCGAGAGCGGCCCCCTGGTCGCCGGCGCGATCCAGCCGGGCTGGCACAGCGCGCAGTGGCGGATGGTCGGGGCCTCGTCGACGCCGTCGCGCATCCCCTCGGCACCGCCGGTGGCGTCGCCGACTCCCATGCCGCCGGGAGCGCCGCCGTCCTCCGCGTCGCCAGCGTGGCAGATGGCGAAGGGGCGGTGCGAGACCGCCGTGTTCAACCGGGTCGCGCGCGACAAGAACACGCGCAACGTGACGATCCAGTCCGATGACGTCGACGGCGGCTTCGGGGGGCCGGGTCCCGTCGCCGTGCGCGGGCAGGGGACGTACCCGTCCTCGAACGAGACCCAGCAGTTCCAGTTCCGCTGCACCTACGATCCGGGCAGCGACCGCGTCGTGACCGTCGACTACCACAAGACGAACTGA
- a CDS encoding topoisomerase DNA-binding C4 zinc finger domain-containing protein encodes MIDPIDTPRRIAAAISAAAAFAAAYLAIADGVDFVPRIIGASAAAAVAWFAAYWLWWWARGLWRRRVARSRDDPDAPRCLRCGAPMLRKVARHGADRGHEFWGCSRFPSCRGVRDV; translated from the coding sequence ATGATCGACCCGATCGACACGCCGCGCCGGATCGCGGCCGCCATCTCGGCGGCGGCCGCCTTCGCCGCCGCCTATCTCGCGATCGCCGACGGCGTCGACTTCGTGCCGCGGATCATCGGCGCGTCGGCGGCGGCCGCCGTCGCGTGGTTCGCGGCGTACTGGCTGTGGTGGTGGGCGCGCGGGCTGTGGCGGCGCCGCGTGGCGCGGTCGCGCGACGATCCGGACGCGCCGCGCTGCCTGCGCTGCGGCGCGCCGATGCTGCGCAAGGTCGCCCGCCACGGCGCCGACCGCGGCCACGAGTTCTGGGGCTGCTCGCGCTTTCCGTCGTGCCGCGGCGTGCGTGACGTCTGA